ttcaaactGTTGTGAGTTAAAGAGGCAActacagtaaccagatttaaagtggaacAGCAACCTTCGAAAAAGGTAAATCAaatgtctgatgccattttaatacaatcTTGGAATTGAGAATTAAAGCAATTGTGTGTAGTTTGTACAGCAGTAAGAAATCCTAAAGGAGTTGGTGTAAAATCCCGGACTGGgctcactgttaaaagtggagcggaagtTTTGTTTAAATATGttgtttggaaaacctggtctggattacaGAATGTAAGctgctaagggaaagcataaaagatttgaaagtgtgacttttgaaagtggaatttgaaagTCACTCATAGAAGTGAGACATGGAAGTGGCTCACGGTACAAGAATCATCGGGGCTGGGGTGGATtttgagaaatccacagacattcattTGGGTTCAGGGAGGAGTAGGTCTTATCACAGTCATCTTGTTTGCGTAAAAGAGACTTTGTGGATTAACGAGACTCATTATTGCACGGACTCCGAACCAGATGTGCTGGGGCTCGTATCCGCAGCTACAgttgcgagaatcactccgggtccctgctagccccctgcaggcaaTTGAATTAGTTCAACTGTTTTTATAGGAATTTCGGGAGactgtttttacgccggcgtgggggacatagtctcattttaggagaatccagccccaggttttttTAGTCAGGGTtcccattctgggatctttccatccagctataacaccaactgggattgtaacagcagTAAAATAATTTAATATAATTCCAGGCTGTAGAATTAAACAAAGTAACAAATTTGAACACAAGACATTGGagaattaggcaattcagcccatctagcctgctccaccattcatctgCCCTCCATAATACTCGGGATCACTAGCTCATCAAAAGTCTAACTTTTACAGTTTCATATGAGTTCCTGCCGATTATGTTAAGTCACAGTTATAGCAACCATATAATATATTTTATTCAGCATTATTACCATATTTCCGATATAAATCAGAATCATATCACATGATATTTCTGGCTTTTGTTATTTCCTGGAGCTTGAACCAAAAGAAGTCTAAATGGAATCCTGGGATAGTTTTCACTTTGGAGTAAAAGGGAAACTAAAGTCAAATTTTCATAACTATGTGTTCATTTTACAGATTGGGGCAAGCCACATGAAGCTGGAATGAGTTCGTCTCTGCTGTCGATTTCTGAGAAATATGTACCGAGAGACTTGGGTTTAATTTTTGTAAACGTCTTTTTATTCTTTTTGCTTCTCTCTCGCGTACGAGTCTTGCCTGTCGTTTTTCTGGTGTCTCGTTAGCCCTTTTTAATCTCATAGCTTCCCGATCACGTTGTAACCTTCTCGTCCTCTGGTCTTCTGACTCCTGCATTCTCTGAAGACGTTTGGCTTCACGGTCTCTCAGCCTCCGCATGTCCCTTTCAGCTGCTGATTCGCTGGCACGTTTGAGTCTTTTTGCAGTCCGTTCACGTTCTAGTCTTTGCAAACGAACATGTAGGGGCTCATTCTGTCTTCGGACCATCCACTTATGGACTGAAGTCTCTTGAGCCTCAATAAGATTTCTGTAAGCAATACATGTTTCGCAGACAAACAGCATCCCAGCAGCGACCACTGTATTCCAGAATGGTCCTGCTTCTTCAGATACAGAGGTCCTCTCAGTGTTATCATTGATATCAGATTTTCCGTCTGACAACTTCACACTGGAAATTCAACATTCCAAGCAAAAATTAAGCAGAATATAATGACTTTTCATATTTAATAAGAAGGGTAAAACACTTTTAAATCAGCAAATCTAAATTAAGCCCTTTAGCTGTCTATGTCCTGAAATGGAATTTTAAAGGTATACTGATTAATTTTGCACTTCAGCTCCATTAATGTTCTGTACTAAATGTATCTACCTTAAGATAgtaggtttttttaaaaattctgcaaagtgaaataatttgcatttatatgacCTTTTATGAAATTCTAATGCTCTCTACATCTGCCATTAGGTGGAGTTTCTCCAGAAACCTTCAGCTCCAAAAACAAATCTATTGCGCACACAAGTTTCAAAAATTGAAAGCAAATAAGTGCACATTGGGACAACACATCATCGCCTCAACTAATGAGGTTTAAGGATTTGGGAAATAAACAGATGGAGGGGAATTTATAAGGGTAAATTTGATGCCAATCAGATACACAAGATATTAAAGAAAGAAGATAAAGATTGGATTGACAGAGGTTAAAAAATctaatttgtcttttctttaaaatATCTTAGGAAAAATTCATAACTGAGAACTGTCTACTTTTTGGGAAAAGAGCTTAATTAGCAGGCATTAATAATCATCATACATTAAAAAGTCTAATTGGCAATTAGTGTGTAAAGGCAGCAATTCAATGAAGATCTCGTAGATATTGAGATACCGAGAAGCTAACAGGGGAACAGCCCAAATTAACCAACAACCAGTGGCATTTCACAAGGGCCGGGcaacattcagcccactgagtctgcactggtccttggaaagagcattctattTAAGCCTTCAccctatgggcagcacagtggttagcacagttgcttcagagctccagggtcccaggttacattcccggcttgggtcactgcctgtacattctcccagtgtgtgcgtgggtttcctccgggtgctccggtttcctcccacagtctaaagatgtgctggttaggtggattggtcattctaaattacccttggtgttcaaaaaaggttaggttgggttacgaggatagggtggaggtgtggggcttaagtgaggtgctctttccaagagccggtgcagactcgatgtgccgaatggcctccttctgcactgtaaattctaatttaaattctatgttaaatccccataacccaataaccccacctaacctttttggacaccaagggcaatttagcacggccaatccacctaacacctaacctgcacacctttagactgggagaaaaccggagcacctggaggaaacccacgcagacacggggagaatgtgcagactctgcacagacagtgacccaaactggaaatTGAATCtgtgactctggagctgtgaaacaacagtgctaaccactgtgctgcccagataaCACTTCTTAACATTATGTGGCAAGTTTAATGGGAAACTCCAGCAAGCTCCCAAACCTTGGGCAGACCAAAAGCAAGATGCTATTTTCACGAAAATTATGACATGGAAATTAACCTGACGTGTGGGATATTCACATTTAATTATGCATTGGCTGAAGATGCTGCACTATTCATTCATaaataattttggacactattagCCCAGTCATTACTAACCTCTTCAGGTGATCCTTTCCTGTGAGTGACTGCCCACACACCGCACAATGATATGGTTTCTCGCTGGAATGGATCAACATGTGCTTATCCAGTGAACTTCTACAGCTTAATGTACTCCCACATATGCTGCAAATGAGCCCCTTGGTAACAATGTCCACATGGTGCTAGAATTACAATGATTAAACATGACTTCACAAATACAGCCTTGTATTAACCATAAGCAGTCAAGATGCACAAACGTTCAGAATATGTAGAACAAGGAAAGTAAAATTTGGaacgaaacagaaaatgcaggaaacaaACTCAGCAAGTTTAACATCAGTGGCGAGAACAGATGAGATAGAAATTAAAGTACAGGCCCATAATCAaactgggaaaaaaaaacagatgaaCATTTAAACGGAACAACAAAAGGGAAGGAAACACATACATGGATTACATGTGCATAGGGGTTAAACAGCAACATCACATTGGGTGACTCATGTCAGAATCAATTTCACCTGTTCATATGTATTGCAGCACAGCCTACAGCATGGAAGTTACAtttttggacttccggtggctgtgatggatcagtaagccacacatttggaagctcccgttttaaagagatttttcggctcttttgagagcccaaaacggaaatttttcgacgtctcccggtgggggaaggtgtgctgaacgactttccctgcagtccatgactcgaactcggagtggaaagg
The window above is part of the Scyliorhinus canicula chromosome 9, sScyCan1.1, whole genome shotgun sequence genome. Proteins encoded here:
- the LOC119971203 gene encoding zinc finger protein 821 isoform X2 — its product is MEECVHTDKAEVDKTESISDHGNQEEDFVNISENCDGSILYSENDVLFKDSENHLLPTRRLVTAVNKDKTESIMKGPVMTSNLSQSVDIQHHVDIVTKGLICSICGSTLSCRSSLDKHMLIHSSEKPYHCAVCGQSLTGKDHLKSVKLSDGKSDINDNTERTSVSEEAGPFWNTVVAAGMLFVCETCIAYRNLIEAQETSVHKWMVRRQNEPLHVRLQRLERERTAKRLKRASESAAERDMRRLRDREAKRLQRMQESEDQRTRRLQRDREAMRLKRANETPEKRQARLVREREAKRIKRRLQKLNPSLSVHISQKSTAETNSFQLHVACPNL
- the LOC119971203 gene encoding zinc finger protein 821 isoform X1, whose product is MDRRVRVVPRRKQATPYRVQLVQHSLGMEECVHTDKAEVDKTESISDHGNQEEDFVNISENCDGSILYSENDVLFKDSENHLLPTRRLVTAVNKDKTESIMKGPVMTSNLSQSVDIQHHVDIVTKGLICSICGSTLSCRSSLDKHMLIHSSEKPYHCAVCGQSLTGKDHLKSVKLSDGKSDINDNTERTSVSEEAGPFWNTVVAAGMLFVCETCIAYRNLIEAQETSVHKWMVRRQNEPLHVRLQRLERERTAKRLKRASESAAERDMRRLRDREAKRLQRMQESEDQRTRRLQRDREAMRLKRANETPEKRQARLVREREAKRIKRRLQKLNPSLSVHISQKSTAETNSFQLHVACPNL